The nucleotide sequence AAAAATATGTTTTTAATGAACTTAATATTCCATCTTCTGGTAATAAATCTAAATTTTTTAAATTACTATATAAAAAAGAATAATTAATATTAAATTCATCTAATGAATAATTATTATATAATTTATTATATTTTTTATATCCTATATGTCTAAGATAATTCCATAAATATAATTCTGGTTCAATATTACTAATATTATTTTGTACAAATCCAATACTATTGGTAATAGTATAATCATTATTAATAGGGAATTTTAAAATTCCAAAAAAACCTTTATTTCTATTGATATAATTATAAAATGAATTATTATCTTCATTAATTGTATTTAAAAAAACTTTTATCCCGGCATTAATTTTTTTAAAGAGAATATGATTTTTCATAATAAAAAATTGTAAAAAAGAATGATAAAAATCTTTATTAAAGTTGATATCTATATCATAGCCAGTACCGATAAAATTATTTTGTTGTAAAGCAGTATTAAATCCTAATAAACCTCCTTCAACTATTCCTAATCCTGATTTTACAAATCCTTCATTTTTCTCATCTACTTGATATATTACATCTAATGTATTTTTTGAATCATAATTTTTATGAAAAAATATTTCTACTTTATCAAAGTATCCTAAAGAATATAATTTCTCTTTACTTTTTTTTATTAATTCAATATTAATTGGATTTCCTTCTATTTGTAATAATTCATTTCTTAAAATATAATCTTTAGTAAAATTATTTCCTAAAAAATTAATTTTTCTTACGTAATATTTACGATTAGTTTTAATTTTAAAAATTATATTTATTTTATTATTTTTTTCATCAATAGTTGTTTTTATTATAATTTGTGAATCTAAAAATCCATTTTCTTCTAAAAATTTTTTTATTTTATATTTTAAATCTAAAATTTTATTATTTTGGTATATTTCACCAGTTGAAATATTAATTATATTTTTAATATATTTAGAATATTTTTTTTTATCAATGTCTAATATNNNNNNNNNNNNNNNNNNNNNNNNNNNNNNNNNNNNNNNNNNNNNNNNNNNNNNNNNNNNNNNNNNNNNNNNNNNNNNNNNNNNNNNNNNNNNNNNNNNNNNNNNNNNNNNNNNNNNNNNNNNNNNNNNNNNNNNNNNNNNNNNNNNNNNNNNNNNNNNNNNNNNNNNNNNNNNNNNNNNNNNNNNNNNNNNNNNNNNNNNNNNNNNNNNNNNNNNNNNNNNNNNNNNNNNNNNNNNNNNNNNNNNNNNGTTTTTATTACCGATAAAATTAATTTGATGAATTTTTGATAAACCATCTTCTTTTAAAACTATTAAAATGGTTACTTTATTATCTTTTTTTTTTATGATCTTTATTTTTACAAATGAAGAAAACATTGAAGATTTTAAAAAAAATATTTCTATATTTTTTTTAAAAAAAAATAATGAACTATTATCTAATATTGCCCCTTTTTTTATTTTTAATTTACTTAATAAAAAATTAAGAACATCATTATTAATAACTTTATTTCCTTTAATTATTATGTTATCGATAATTGGTTTTTCTTTAATGTTTATAAAA is from Enterobacteriaceae endosymbiont of Donacia bicoloricornis and encodes:
- the bamA gene encoding outer membrane protein assembly factor BamA, with the protein product ILDIDKKKYSKYIKNIINISTGEIYQNNKILDLKYKIKKFLEENGFLDSQIIIKTTIDEKNNKINIIFKIKTNRKYYVRKINFLGNNFTKDYILRNELLQIEGNPINIELIKKSKEKLYSLGYFDKVEIFFHKNYDSKNTLDVIYQVDEKNEGFVKSGLGIVEGGLLGFNTALQQNNFIGTGYDIDINFNKDFYHSFLQFFIMKNHILFKKINAGIKVFLNTINEDNNSFYNYINRNKGFFGILKFPINNDYTITNSIGFVQNNISNIEPELYLWNYLRHIGYKKYNKLYNNYSLDEFNINYSFLYSNLKNLDLLPEDGILSSLKTYFSVPWYSKNRNYKIYFNYSRYIPLNLQIFKNYLKDNPLVFLFKSNFGYGNGFLGGKYPFYKNFYLGGSNTIRGFQTNSIGPKAIYYSSKKYHCHDGKTICLSNNTVGGNFLFNINNELIIPILFFDNQYIEQIRSSIFLDIGNVIDTSWKDNYLFKLYKIPNFNIFSQIRSSIGLSFQFYTPFGEINISFAYPFKKYKTDKIQFFQFNFLKKW